Proteins from one Nicotiana tabacum cultivar K326 chromosome 23, ASM71507v2, whole genome shotgun sequence genomic window:
- the LOC142177139 gene encoding uncharacterized protein LOC142177139: protein MPNNLLQEIEQLESQKKPNLEEIEVVNLGSKEDVKETKIIIHLEAEIQNEFADVVATLSSIIQHPNKNYIDPIKVEIRDQHAYCFHVDEEPDGKSWYMTSGDSLKPESIKNATNSQKQALMRLANHFFINGEILYRRTPNLDLLRCVDATEATRLLEEIHAGTCGPRMNGFPLAKRS from the exons ATGCCAAACAATCTCTTACAAGAGATCGAACAGCTGGAGAGTCAGAAAAAGCCTAACCTAGAAGAAATAGAAGTGGTCAATCTTGGAAGCAAAGAAGATGTGAAAGAAACCAAAATCATCATTCATCTAGAAGCCGA GATTCAGAACGAGTTCGCCGACGTCGTTGCAACTCTATCGTCCATAATTCAGCATCCAAATAAGAACTACATCGACCCTATCAAGGTAGAGATTAGGGATCAACATGCATATTGCTTCCATGTAGATGAAGAGCCAGACGGTAAATCGTGGTACATGACGTCAGGAGATTCCTTGAAACCAGAGAGTATCAAAAATGCTACTAATAGTCAGAAGCAAGCCCTCATGAGGCTCGCGAATCACTTTTTCATTAATGGGGAAATCTTGTACAGGAGGACCCCAAACTTGgatttgttgagatgtgtagatgCCACCGAGGCGACCAGATTATTGGAAGAAATACATGCAGGAACGTGTGGACCTCGCATGAACGGGTTCCCATTAGCCAAGAGATCTTGA